Proteins from a single region of Rhodospirillales bacterium:
- a CDS encoding mechanosensitive ion channel family protein translates to MATVTDESTSLADLSAEQVRDRLALLSDAQVRALLLREVDRQREELVVREQAAAGGVALVVDTAQTLRYRLGEIIVAVPDIPYGLAFVFGRLTRNGDPQALGDIALGAAIVLAAGFIVEFQFRRLFRTAGGATARLPVTDLGKLGALLASAVIDALAVCVFATMGICVYFIVHPDNPALRDLFWAAFLAFLVVRLIAVAARIVLAPQRAALRLTAIDDGTARGLFRWGIGLATLVVFSVFLTPAVITPDLPEPIRQSAAALLLWFNIAAMIAVLWMTRTRLSRLLAIAPRAADHPQGLADLFAGKWHLFATCLLIGMGTFAFVSNLLTGARQGPRIVQTLLLLIALPAVQGLVRLLVDRLFAGAAPALAAPARSSLHAGNDAAAPPPAQNAMPENAQDLTFVFLRNTRVILAVLVLVILGDIWDVGFDLIAAGSLGQRIVRSFYEITITLILASAAWSVIRTAINRLAPQDQIDPQALADGEGSGAGLTRLQTLLPLIRKFALIILATLVGMIIVSSLGVDIGPLLAGAGVIGIAIGFGAQALVRDIVSGIFFLIDDAFRLGEYIDAGSAKGMVERISIRSLRLRHHLGQINTIPFGEIKHVTNYSRDWTIMKLELRVPLDTDIERVRKLVKQVGVDMLSDPEIGDNFLQPLKSQGVHRMEPSSYVVRVKFMAKPGEQFILRREVFRRLHDLFRAHGIRLGVSPTVVDAASPPAAAAAAALASDATGGN, encoded by the coding sequence GTGGCCACAGTTACGGACGAGTCCACCTCGCTTGCCGACCTCAGTGCAGAGCAGGTGCGAGATCGCCTCGCTCTGCTTTCCGATGCGCAGGTCCGCGCCCTGCTCTTGCGCGAAGTCGATCGCCAGCGTGAGGAACTCGTCGTACGCGAGCAGGCGGCGGCGGGCGGCGTGGCCCTCGTCGTCGACACGGCCCAGACCCTGCGCTACCGGCTCGGAGAGATCATTGTCGCCGTGCCGGACATCCCTTACGGACTCGCCTTCGTCTTCGGTCGCCTGACTCGCAACGGCGATCCCCAAGCGCTTGGCGACATCGCTCTCGGCGCCGCGATCGTTCTTGCCGCAGGGTTCATCGTCGAGTTTCAGTTCCGGCGCTTGTTTCGCACGGCGGGCGGGGCAACGGCTCGACTGCCGGTAACGGACCTCGGCAAACTGGGGGCACTGCTTGCGTCGGCGGTCATCGATGCGCTTGCCGTCTGTGTGTTCGCGACAATGGGAATCTGCGTCTATTTTATTGTCCACCCGGACAATCCTGCCCTTCGCGATCTCTTCTGGGCGGCATTCCTTGCATTCCTCGTCGTCCGGCTCATCGCCGTAGCGGCGCGCATCGTCCTTGCCCCGCAGCGCGCGGCGTTGCGCTTAACCGCGATCGACGATGGCACCGCTCGCGGCCTGTTTCGCTGGGGCATTGGCCTTGCAACCCTCGTTGTGTTCAGCGTTTTCCTCACCCCGGCGGTGATCACCCCCGACCTTCCGGAGCCGATCCGGCAATCCGCGGCGGCCCTGCTGCTGTGGTTTAACATCGCGGCGATGATTGCCGTGCTGTGGATGACACGAACGCGGCTCTCCCGCCTGCTCGCTATTGCGCCGCGCGCCGCTGACCATCCGCAGGGACTGGCCGACCTGTTCGCCGGGAAATGGCATTTGTTCGCAACCTGCCTTCTGATCGGCATGGGAACTTTCGCCTTTGTTTCCAATTTGCTCACCGGCGCGCGGCAGGGGCCGCGCATCGTGCAGACACTCTTGCTCCTCATCGCTCTGCCGGCAGTGCAAGGGCTGGTGCGTCTTCTCGTCGACCGGCTGTTCGCGGGTGCTGCCCCGGCACTGGCGGCGCCAGCGCGGTCAAGCCTCCATGCGGGCAACGATGCGGCCGCCCCGCCGCCGGCACAGAATGCGATGCCGGAAAATGCCCAGGATTTGACCTTCGTCTTCCTGCGCAATACGCGCGTCATCCTCGCGGTTCTGGTCCTCGTCATCCTCGGTGATATCTGGGACGTGGGTTTCGATCTTATCGCCGCCGGCAGCCTCGGCCAGCGGATCGTACGGTCGTTCTACGAGATCACCATCACGCTGATCCTCGCCTCCGCCGCCTGGAGCGTGATCCGTACGGCCATCAACCGCCTGGCCCCGCAGGATCAAATCGACCCTCAGGCGCTCGCCGACGGCGAGGGAAGCGGCGCGGGGTTGACGCGGCTGCAGACCCTGCTGCCGCTGATCCGCAAGTTTGCGCTGATCATCCTCGCAACTTTGGTCGGCATGATCATCGTCTCGTCGCTGGGCGTCGATATCGGCCCGTTGCTGGCGGGAGCCGGTGTGATCGGGATCGCCATCGGTTTCGGTGCCCAGGCGCTGGTCCGCGACATCGTTTCGGGAATTTTCTTTCTGATCGACGACGCGTTTCGCCTCGGAGAATACATCGACGCCGGGTCAGCCAAGGGCATGGTTGAGCGCATCTCGATCCGCTCGTTGCGGCTCCGGCACCATCTCGGCCAAATCAACACCATTCCCTTCGGCGAGATCAAGCACGTCACCAATTACAGCCGCGATTGGACGATCATGAAGCTGGAGCTGCGGGTCCCGCTCGATACCGACATCGAGCGCGTGCGCAAGCTCGTCAAGCAAGTTGGCGTCGACATGTTATCCGATCCCGAAATTGGCGATAACTTCCTCCAGCCGCTCAAATCGCAGGGTGTGCATCGAATGGAGCCAAGCTCCTATGTCGTGCGGGTGAAGTTCATGGCAAAGCCCGGCGAGCAGTTCATCTTGCGGCGTGAGGTGTTTCGCCGCCTGCACGACCTGTTTCGCGCCCACGGCATCCGGCTCGGCGTCAGCCCTACCGTCGTCGATGCCGCGTCGCCGCCGGCCGCCGCCGCCGCCGCCGCGCTCGCCAGCGATGCCACCGGCGGAAATTGA
- a CDS encoding membrane integrity-associated transporter subunit PqiC — translation MTDFLSESHRSAIAAAFAILLAGLCAGCGSAPPPNYYTLSHLAPVTSPPQKPQMPSVAIAVGPVTMPDYLDRRQIVTRESPFSLSLAANDLWAAPLSDQVPRVLVADVAARRPNDRVVGFPQIGSESFDYRVAVDIGQFDVDADGTATLTARWQIYDHAAARAVMVAEGTLREERTDAGYAGSAAALSQTLADLSQRIAEDLASVRSLAPTPIAGL, via the coding sequence ATGACCGATTTCCTTTCTGAGTCGCACCGTTCGGCCATTGCCGCTGCCTTCGCAATCCTGCTTGCCGGTCTGTGCGCCGGCTGCGGCAGTGCTCCCCCGCCGAACTATTACACGCTCTCGCACCTTGCCCCCGTGACGTCTCCACCGCAGAAACCTCAGATGCCTTCGGTGGCCATCGCGGTCGGACCGGTGACGATGCCCGACTACCTCGATCGTCGGCAGATCGTCACCCGCGAGAGCCCTTTTTCCTTGTCGCTCGCCGCGAACGACCTCTGGGCCGCGCCGCTTTCGGATCAGGTTCCGCGCGTGCTCGTCGCCGACGTTGCCGCGCGCCGGCCGAACGACCGCGTCGTCGGCTTTCCGCAGATCGGAAGCGAATCTTTCGATTATCGCGTCGCCGTCGATATCGGCCAGTTCGATGTCGATGCCGATGGAACGGCGACGCTGACCGCGCGATGGCAAATTTACGACCATGCGGCCGCCCGTGCGGTGATGGTCGCCGAGGGCACACTTCGAGAAGAGCGCACGGACGCTGGGTATGCCGGATCGGCGGCTGCCCTCAGCCAGACGCTCGCCGATCTTTCCCAGCGTATCGCCGAAGACCTGGCCAGCGTTCGATCGCTGGCACCGACGCCGATCGCCGGCCTGTAA
- a CDS encoding MCE family protein: MNSDHRAEADTAPPLARTPSKRRFSLIWLIPIVAAVAGLWLVYTTFAERGPLITIIMQQAAGIEPGKTPIRYRDVQLGVVQSVTLSDDLQHVVVSARMEKSAENELRTGTEFWVENARITAGGVSGLSTLLSGAYIGMRPGTGEEAREFIALETAPVYEVDVPGKQFVLHAQQLGSVSPGSPIYFRGIEVGSVLGYQLDEDGSDVSIFAFVRSPYDAFVRQNSHFWNASGIDVSVSTSGVNVRTESLQSIIAGGVAFDTSRDASAASPAEPGSSFALYEDFAAVEQAKYKLRVPLRLYFDASVSGLEPGAPVVAMGIRLGEVTDVRLQVSTKDFSVRIPVMIYLEPQRWMTLSSESPSIDDVRARLSAWIDHGLRAQLDSGNLITGQKVISLVVAPNAAPAHLTEENGVLVMPTIPSQIEVLSEKASAFFDKLEKAPVAELVADLRKTVQQADNLLSSPSVRQGVEGLRDVGPLLNSLTQTSNAARLTLDQTMNAVKSASETIGPDSAVRYDLARLLKELTSTARSLRSLSDFIENNPNALILGKPAPDQP, encoded by the coding sequence ATGAACAGTGACCATCGCGCCGAAGCGGACACCGCGCCGCCGTTGGCGCGAACACCGTCGAAGCGGCGTTTTTCGCTCATCTGGCTAATTCCGATCGTCGCCGCGGTTGCCGGCTTGTGGCTCGTCTACACGACGTTTGCCGAACGAGGCCCGTTGATCACCATCATCATGCAGCAGGCGGCGGGGATCGAGCCGGGTAAAACGCCGATTCGCTACCGTGATGTCCAGCTTGGCGTGGTGCAGTCGGTCACCCTCAGCGACGACCTGCAGCATGTGGTCGTCAGCGCCCGAATGGAGAAGAGCGCCGAAAACGAATTGCGCACCGGTACCGAGTTCTGGGTGGAGAACGCGCGGATCACCGCTGGCGGCGTCTCCGGATTAAGCACGCTGCTGTCCGGCGCCTATATCGGCATGCGCCCGGGCACTGGCGAGGAGGCGCGCGAGTTCATCGCCCTCGAAACGGCGCCGGTTTACGAGGTTGACGTTCCGGGGAAGCAGTTCGTCTTGCATGCACAGCAGCTTGGTTCCGTCTCGCCCGGCTCGCCGATCTATTTCCGCGGCATCGAGGTAGGCAGCGTTCTCGGCTATCAACTCGACGAAGACGGCAGCGACGTGAGCATTTTCGCCTTCGTACGCTCGCCATACGACGCTTTCGTGCGGCAGAATAGCCACTTTTGGAACGCCAGCGGGATCGACGTCTCAGTGAGTACGTCAGGCGTCAACGTGCGGACGGAATCGCTTCAGTCGATCATCGCCGGAGGCGTCGCCTTCGATACGTCTCGCGATGCCAGTGCCGCGTCGCCGGCTGAGCCTGGGTCATCATTCGCGCTCTACGAGGACTTTGCCGCCGTCGAGCAGGCGAAATACAAGCTTAGGGTCCCGCTTCGCCTTTATTTCGATGCCTCCGTCTCCGGACTCGAGCCCGGCGCACCGGTTGTGGCGATGGGCATCCGTCTTGGCGAAGTCACCGACGTTCGCCTCCAGGTTTCGACGAAGGATTTTTCGGTGCGAATTCCGGTGATGATCTACCTCGAACCCCAGCGATGGATGACGCTCAGTTCCGAATCTCCGTCGATTGACGATGTTCGTGCGCGGCTAAGCGCGTGGATCGATCATGGCCTGCGTGCGCAACTTGATTCGGGAAACCTGATTACCGGACAAAAGGTGATCTCGTTGGTCGTCGCGCCGAACGCCGCGCCCGCGCACTTGACCGAAGAGAACGGCGTTTTGGTGATGCCGACAATTCCCTCGCAGATCGAAGTTCTGTCGGAAAAGGCGTCGGCATTTTTTGACAAGCTGGAAAAGGCGCCGGTTGCGGAACTCGTCGCCGACCTTCGCAAGACCGTGCAGCAGGCAGACAATCTGTTGTCGTCTCCGTCGGTGCGCCAAGGGGTCGAAGGGCTGCGCGATGTCGGCCCCCTGCTAAACAGCCTGACGCAGACGTCAAACGCAGCGCGCCTTACCCTTGATCAGACGATGAATGCGGTAAAATCGGCAAGCGAGACCATTGGTCCGGATTCTGCCGTGCGCTACGATCTCGCTCGTCTGCTCAAGGAGCTGACCAGCACCGCGCGTTCCTTGCGTTCGCTTTCGGACTTCATCGAGAATAACCCGAATGCGCTCATTCTCGGCAAACCGGCCCCGGATCAACCATGA
- a CDS encoding paraquat-inducible protein A codes for MTQPATLDDRLVRCHACDLLQRVASESSATQFICVRCDSELFGRRPGGFESAFVLYATAFILLGLANLFPFMTLKVQGQTQSSHLVSGAIALYHDGMPELAVAVVLFVILIPLGKILVGLFVIGPLAYGRALPNAHAIYRLYERLHPWAMMEIFLLGVLVSYTKLIALASVEIGPSLICFVALILAVIAADAAIDTQDVWERLSPAPRINLPGPADRQNLIACHTCQLLCPTNPEGTHDKLECPRCGSALHHRRPDSLSRTAALLMAAAILYVPANIFPVMTFSALGQGEPSTIIGGVRELIEANMWPLALIVFVASILVPVLKLISMAFLLITVKLGTRTRLRERTLIYRINEAVGRWSMVDVFVVSILVALVQLGSIAGITPGIGIVAFASVVMLTMCAAMSFDPRLIWDSAGANHEQ; via the coding sequence ATGACCCAGCCTGCCACGCTCGACGACCGACTCGTCCGCTGCCATGCGTGCGACCTGTTGCAGCGGGTCGCGTCGGAGAGCAGTGCCACGCAGTTTATCTGCGTCCGCTGTGACAGCGAACTGTTCGGCCGGCGACCGGGCGGATTTGAGAGCGCGTTCGTGCTTTACGCAACGGCCTTCATCCTTCTCGGCTTGGCGAATTTGTTTCCATTCATGACGTTGAAGGTCCAAGGGCAGACGCAATCGAGCCATTTGGTCTCGGGTGCGATCGCGCTTTACCACGACGGCATGCCCGAGCTGGCGGTGGCCGTTGTCCTATTCGTCATCCTCATTCCGCTCGGCAAGATTCTCGTCGGTCTCTTCGTCATCGGGCCGCTCGCCTACGGCCGGGCGCTGCCGAATGCGCATGCAATCTACCGCCTTTACGAGCGCTTGCATCCGTGGGCGATGATGGAGATCTTTCTTCTCGGGGTCCTCGTCTCCTATACCAAGCTCATCGCCCTGGCGAGTGTCGAGATCGGCCCGTCACTCATCTGTTTCGTCGCGCTGATTCTCGCGGTCATCGCGGCTGATGCGGCGATCGATACCCAGGACGTCTGGGAGCGTCTGTCGCCGGCGCCGCGCATAAACCTCCCCGGACCGGCGGATCGCCAGAACCTCATCGCCTGCCACACCTGCCAGCTCTTATGTCCGACGAACCCTGAGGGGACTCACGATAAGCTCGAATGCCCGCGCTGTGGTTCGGCACTGCATCATCGCAGGCCCGACAGCCTGTCGCGCACGGCGGCCCTGCTCATGGCCGCAGCAATCCTTTACGTGCCGGCCAACATCTTTCCGGTCATGACATTCAGCGCGCTCGGCCAGGGCGAGCCGTCGACGATTATCGGCGGCGTGAGGGAACTGATCGAGGCCAACATGTGGCCGCTGGCGCTGATCGTCTTTGTCGCCAGCATTCTCGTTCCGGTCCTCAAGCTCATCAGCATGGCGTTCCTGCTGATTACGGTAAAGCTCGGAACCCGGACGCGACTGCGCGAGCGGACGCTGATCTACCGTATCAACGAGGCGGTCGGCCGATGGTCGATGGTGGATGTTTTCGTCGTCTCCATCCTCGTCGCCCTTGTTCAACTCGGCTCCATCGCCGGCATCACACCTGGGATCGGCATCGTCGCCTTCGCCAGCGTCGTTATGTTGACGATGTGCGCGGCGATGTCGTTCGACCCCCGCCTGATTTGGGATTCCGCGGGAGCCAATCATGAACAGTGA
- the thiC gene encoding phosphomethylpyrimidine synthase ThiC gives MPAQGTEPASTDRCCPASCPGSPPFLLVGRSIVPKDVSIPSSVTTGPLPASRKIYVAGQRFTDVRVPLREIELSTTDEPPLRVYDPSGPYTDPEAVIDIHAGLPALRSAWIEGRRDVEPYDGLKFPGLSQEPGASARRRPLRGRQGKAVTQLAYARAGIITPEMEFVAIRENLGRERARESVRDGESFGAEIPEYVTPEFVRDEIARGRAIIPANINHPESEPMIIGRNFLVKINANIGNSVVASSIAEEVEKMVWAIRWGADTVMDLSTGENIHETREWIIRNSPVPIGTVPIYQALEKVDGIAEDLTWEIYRDTLLEQCEQGVDYFTIHAGVRLLYIPLTAKRVTGIVSRGGSIMAKWCLAHHKESFLYTRFAEICEIMRAYDVSFSLGDGLRPGSIADANDAAQFAELETLGELTKIAWEHDVQVMIEGPGHVPMHKIKENMDKQLEVCGEAPFYTLGPLTTDIAPGYDHITSGIGAAMIGWFGTAMLCYVTPKEHLGLPDRDDVKVGVVTYKIAAHAADLAKGHPTARAHDDALSRARFEFRWRDQFNLSLDPSTAEKYHDQTLPAAGAKLSHFCSMCGPKFCSMKITQEVRDLAEKGMDEMSEKFREAGSEIYQPADAAE, from the coding sequence ATGCCGGCGCAGGGAACGGAACCCGCATCGACGGACCGCTGCTGCCCTGCTTCCTGTCCCGGGTCTCCGCCGTTTCTGCTCGTGGGGAGATCGATCGTGCCCAAAGACGTTTCCATTCCGTCCTCGGTGACCACCGGCCCGTTGCCGGCGTCCCGCAAAATCTATGTGGCCGGTCAACGTTTCACCGACGTGCGTGTACCGCTGCGCGAGATCGAGCTTTCCACGACGGACGAGCCGCCGCTGCGCGTTTACGACCCGTCGGGCCCCTACACCGACCCTGAGGCAGTGATCGACATTCATGCTGGCCTGCCGGCCCTGCGCAGCGCCTGGATCGAGGGGCGCCGCGACGTCGAGCCCTATGACGGCCTGAAGTTTCCCGGCCTGAGCCAGGAGCCGGGCGCCAGCGCCCGGCGCCGGCCCCTGCGCGGCAGGCAGGGAAAGGCGGTGACTCAGCTCGCCTACGCCCGCGCCGGTATCATCACCCCCGAAATGGAATTCGTCGCCATCCGCGAAAACCTTGGGCGTGAGCGTGCCCGGGAGAGCGTTCGCGACGGCGAGAGCTTCGGCGCCGAGATCCCCGAGTACGTCACTCCCGAGTTCGTCCGCGACGAGATCGCCCGCGGCCGCGCCATCATCCCCGCCAACATCAACCATCCGGAAAGCGAGCCGATGATCATCGGCCGCAATTTCCTCGTCAAGATCAACGCCAACATCGGCAACTCAGTGGTCGCTTCGTCGATCGCCGAAGAAGTCGAAAAGATGGTGTGGGCGATCCGCTGGGGCGCCGATACGGTCATGGACCTTTCGACCGGCGAGAACATCCACGAGACCCGCGAGTGGATCATCCGCAACTCGCCGGTGCCCATCGGCACGGTGCCGATCTACCAGGCGCTGGAGAAGGTCGACGGCATTGCCGAGGACCTGACCTGGGAGATCTACCGCGATACGCTGCTCGAACAGTGCGAGCAGGGCGTCGACTACTTCACCATCCACGCCGGTGTCCGCCTGCTGTATATCCCGCTGACCGCCAAGCGGGTCACCGGCATCGTCTCGCGCGGCGGCTCGATCATGGCCAAGTGGTGTCTCGCCCACCACAAGGAGAGCTTCCTTTACACGCGCTTCGCCGAAATCTGCGAGATCATGCGCGCCTACGACGTCAGCTTCTCGCTCGGCGACGGTTTGCGCCCCGGCTCGATCGCCGATGCCAACGACGCCGCCCAGTTCGCCGAGCTCGAGACCCTGGGCGAACTCACCAAGATCGCCTGGGAGCACGATGTGCAGGTGATGATCGAGGGCCCCGGCCACGTGCCGATGCACAAGATCAAGGAGAACATGGACAAGCAGCTAGAGGTGTGCGGCGAGGCGCCGTTCTACACCTTGGGCCCGCTGACCACGGACATCGCCCCCGGCTACGATCACATCACCAGCGGCATCGGCGCGGCGATGATCGGCTGGTTCGGCACCGCCATGCTCTGCTACGTCACGCCCAAGGAGCACTTGGGCCTTCCCGACCGCGATGACGTCAAGGTCGGTGTCGTCACCTATAAGATCGCCGCCCACGCTGCCGACCTTGCCAAGGGCCACCCGACCGCGCGCGCCCACGACGACGCGCTGTCGCGGGCGCGCTTCGAGTTCCGCTGGCGGGATCAGTTCAACCTCTCACTCGATCCCAGCACCGCCGAGAAATACCACGACCAGACGCTGCCAGCGGCGGGAGCCAAGCTCTCGCACTTCTGCTCGATGTGCGGGCCAAAGTTCTGCTCGATGAAGATCACTCAGGAGGTTCGCGACCTCGCCGAGAAAGGCATGGACGAGATGAGCGAGAAGTTCCGCGAAGCCGGCTCCGAGATCTACCAGCCGGCCGACGCCGCCGAATAG
- a CDS encoding site-specific integrase: protein MAEMSPLRRRMVEDMTVRNLSLATQRSYLHAVSKFSGHFGRSPDQLGLENVRAFQVHLVSTGISWPALNQTVCALRFFYGVTLGHGEIPERIPYAREPRTLPVVLNADEVVRFLEAVPSLKTRVALTTAYAAGLRASEAVGLKLADIDSARMVIRVEHGKGGKDRTVMLSAQLLGILRTYWRLARPSHWLFPGRDETKPVDVQVLHAACRSACAAAGLAKRVTVHTLRHSFATHLLENGTDTRIIQVLLGHANLSSTARYTRVSNGLIRHTQSPLDRLTLEVVPPA, encoded by the coding sequence ATGGCCGAGATGAGCCCTCTGCGCCGCCGCATGGTCGAGGACATGACCGTCCGCAATCTGTCATTGGCGACGCAACGATCCTATCTTCACGCGGTCAGCAAGTTCAGCGGCCACTTTGGTCGCTCGCCGGACCAGCTTGGCCTGGAGAACGTGCGGGCGTTCCAGGTCCATCTGGTGTCGACCGGCATTTCGTGGCCGGCGCTGAACCAGACGGTGTGTGCGCTGCGGTTCTTCTACGGCGTCACGCTGGGGCACGGTGAGATCCCGGAGCGCATCCCTTATGCACGCGAGCCGCGCACGCTGCCGGTGGTGCTGAATGCCGATGAAGTGGTGCGCTTTCTCGAGGCGGTGCCGAGCCTGAAGACCCGCGTGGCGTTGACGACGGCCTATGCGGCGGGGCTGCGGGCGTCCGAGGCGGTCGGTCTGAAGCTTGCTGATATCGACAGCGCGCGGATGGTGATCCGGGTCGAGCATGGCAAGGGCGGCAAGGACCGCACCGTCATGCTGTCGGCCCAGCTTCTGGGCATCCTGCGCACCTACTGGCGTCTGGCCCGGCCCAGCCACTGGCTGTTCCCCGGCCGCGATGAGACGAAGCCGGTCGACGTCCAAGTGCTGCACGCGGCCTGCCGCTCCGCCTGCGCCGCGGCCGGACTTGCGAAGCGGGTGACGGTGCACACGCTGCGGCACAGCTTCGCCACCCACCTGCTGGAGAACGGCACCGACACCCGCATCATCCAGGTGCTGCTTGGCCATGCCAACCTGTCGAGCACGGCGCGCTACACGCGGGTCTCGAACGGCCTGATCCGGCATACGCAGAGCCCGCTCGACCGCCTCACGCTGGAGGTCGTGCCGCCCGCCTGA
- a CDS encoding IS630 family transposase, which produces MGSAMALRADFDGITLRKLARQSRDANQSRRWRALAQLSEDGPIPAVHGVVRWRLVDLIAWVWEEFRIVVAKQTLSRVIRSMGYRKLSARPRHHAQDPAAAVAFKKLPAILAEIARSKAAGKRIEVWFADEARIGQKNKRTRCWAMRGTRPSAPHDQRTRSAYILGAICPAEGKAAGLVLPSSTTAAMRLHLEEISLAVAADAHAVLLVDQAGWHISDRLDVPANISIVLLPPRSPELNPAENVWQFMRDNCLSNRVFTSFDDIVDHCRQAWNKRVPQPWRIMSIGLRNWAHRF; this is translated from the coding sequence ATGGGGTCGGCGATGGCGCTTCGCGCGGACTTCGACGGGATCACGCTGCGCAAGCTGGCGCGGCAGAGCCGGGACGCGAACCAGAGCCGGCGGTGGCGGGCGCTGGCGCAGCTCAGCGAGGACGGACCGATCCCTGCGGTGCACGGCGTCGTACGCTGGCGGCTGGTGGATTTGATCGCGTGGGTGTGGGAGGAGTTCCGGATCGTCGTCGCCAAGCAGACGCTGAGCCGGGTGATCCGGTCGATGGGCTATCGCAAGCTCTCCGCCCGGCCGCGCCATCACGCGCAGGACCCCGCAGCGGCGGTGGCTTTTAAAAAGCTTCCCGCGATCCTGGCGGAGATCGCGCGCTCCAAGGCGGCGGGCAAGCGGATAGAGGTCTGGTTCGCCGACGAGGCGCGGATCGGCCAGAAGAACAAGCGCACCCGGTGCTGGGCGATGCGGGGCACGCGGCCGTCGGCGCCGCACGATCAACGGACCCGCTCGGCCTATATCCTCGGCGCGATCTGCCCGGCCGAGGGTAAGGCCGCCGGCCTGGTCCTGCCGTCCTCCACCACCGCGGCGATGCGCCTGCATCTCGAGGAGATATCGCTCGCAGTCGCCGCCGACGCGCACGCCGTTCTCCTCGTCGATCAGGCCGGCTGGCACATTTCCGACAGGCTCGACGTGCCGGCGAACATCTCCATCGTCCTCCTCCCGCCGCGCTCGCCCGAGCTCAACCCCGCCGAAAACGTCTGGCAGTTCATGCGCGACAACTGCCTCTCCAACCGGGTCTTCACGTCCTTCGACGACATCGTCGATCACTGCCGCCAAGCCTGGAACAAGCGCGTCCCGCAGCCCTGGCGCATCATGTCGATCGGACTGCGCAACTGGGCGCATCGGTTCTGA
- a CDS encoding transposase has protein sequence MSYRQGEVLGRVERRRRFSLGQKLAVLAEASAPGVVISAVARRHGLLPAQVFKWRRLAALVVIDIPGASELPSFVAVEVAEDAAANEVAATEAVAAGPAGRAAGVPAMMPPAKPGQGRSGVIEIELGAGRCVRVVGDFDAEALRRVLDVLDRR, from the coding sequence ATGTCTTATCGTCAGGGTGAGGTACTGGGACGGGTCGAGCGGCGGCGTCGGTTCTCGCTCGGGCAGAAGCTTGCGGTTCTGGCGGAGGCGTCGGCGCCGGGAGTGGTGATCTCGGCGGTGGCGCGGCGGCATGGGCTGCTGCCGGCACAGGTGTTCAAATGGCGGCGTCTGGCGGCGCTGGTCGTGATCGACATCCCCGGTGCTTCGGAATTGCCATCGTTCGTCGCCGTCGAGGTCGCGGAAGACGCGGCCGCGAACGAGGTGGCGGCGACGGAGGCCGTCGCGGCGGGGCCTGCGGGCAGGGCTGCGGGTGTGCCGGCGATGATGCCGCCCGCGAAGCCTGGGCAAGGTCGGTCGGGGGTGATCGAGATCGAACTCGGCGCGGGTCGCTGTGTCCGCGTGGTTGGCGATTTCGACGCCGAGGCGCTGCGGCGGGTTCTGGACGTGCTGGATCGGCGATGA